In Helianthus annuus cultivar XRQ/B chromosome 8, HanXRQr2.0-SUNRISE, whole genome shotgun sequence, a single genomic region encodes these proteins:
- the LOC110870404 gene encoding protein ALP1-like, producing MGSLGAKRYFVKISSDLAGEFPFFTQRESASHKVGFSGIQKCTTAIRQLAYGTASDAWDEYLRMSARMCRDSLENFCEGVISLYGRRYLRMPTAADVPLLYEAHQRIHGFPGMLGSLDCTHWDWASCPTAWKGQHHRGDHDGPTLILQAVASQDLWIWHAYFGMAGANNDIAVLMSSNLFDDVIDGVAPNTSFYANDVEYKYGYYLTGGIYPEWATLVKTLSCPDDEKRLYFKKKQESARKDIERAFGVLKKRWSIIAQPSRILEKRKMRNVMYTCIILHNMILEDSGRAFCGESYDESIQPTNPILTYAEKEAIRSKICSLTDLGKCDGVDLGIVLLELDW from the exons ATGGGCAGTTTAGGCGCAAAGAGATATTTCGTTAAAATTTCTAGTGATCTTGCGGGCGAGTTCCCTTTTTTCACGCAAAGAGAAAGTGCAAGTCACAAAGTTGGTTTCTCTGGAATACAAAAGTGTACAACAGCAATCAGGCAACTAGCGTATGGCACAGCGAGTGATGCGTGGGATGAATATTTAAGGATGTCGGCAAGAATGTGTCGTGACTCTCTTGAAAATTTCTGTGAAG GTGTTATCTCTCTGTACGGGAGACGCTACTTGCGGATGCCAACCGCCGCGGACGTTCCACTTCTATACGAGGCCCATCAGCGCATACACGGTTTTCCTGGGATGTTGGGGAGTCTTGATTGCACGCACTGGGATTGGGCGTCATGTCCAACCGCTTGGAAAGGGCAACATCATCGTGGTGACCACGATGGTCCCACCCTAATATTACAAGCGGTCGCTTCTcaagatttatggatttggcatgcgTACTTTGGCATGGCCGGTGCGAACAATGACATCGCTGTTTTAATGTCCTCGAATCTTTTCGACGATGTCATAGACGGTGTTGCACCAAATACTTCGTTCTATGCAAACGACGTGGAGTATAAGTATGGGTACTATCTCACAGGCGGTATTTATCCCGAGTGGGCGACGTTGGTAAAAACTCTTTCGTGTCCAGATGATGAAAAAAGATTGTATTTCAAGAAAAAACAAGAGTCAGCAAGAAAGGATATCGAGCGGGCTTTCGGTGTATTAAAAAAGAGATGGTCTATCATCGCCCAGCCGTCGAGGATACTTGAAAAAAGAAAAATGAGAAACGTCATGTATACGTGCATCATTTTGCATAACATGATATTGGAGGATTCGGGTAGAGCGTTTTGTGGAGAAAGTTATGATGAAAGTATCCAACCGACGAACCCAATACTAACATACGCTGAAAAAGAAGCTATCCGATCGAAG